Proteins encoded within one genomic window of Triticum aestivum cultivar Chinese Spring chromosome 2D, IWGSC CS RefSeq v2.1, whole genome shotgun sequence:
- the LOC123052092 gene encoding protein FAR1-RELATED SEQUENCE 5 has translation MMHMLVASDGGGGEMHPYAAVPAEQELELHRDNAADDSLDGHVRCLRCGISGNATPHMRRGPDGPRTLCNACGIAYRKGKMRRMIEAEPPIDEASLAKLVPEVDMEFESEEKAYEFYNKYAGHVGFSVRKSTSHKSSENITKVRTFVCSREGYNRDKKSLEAKKPRLDTRIGCPARLIIKVTPECKYRVTDFKAEHNHQLAPPSTMHMLRSQRILTELQSGEAELSDDSVVTPTTKATGDLVVRQVGFLRSVSLLPADYKNYLRSKRTKAMQPGDGGAILKYLQTMQMDNPSFFYTMQIDEDDKLTNFFWADPKSREDFTYFDDVLCLDTTYKINGYGRPLALFLGVNHHRQTIIFGAAMLYDESFESYKWLFESFKIAMHGKEPAVALIDQSIQLSSAMAAAWPNTAQRVCAWHVYQNSVKHLNQVFQGSKTFAKDFSKCVFGYEEEEEFVFAWRTMLEKYDLRHNEWLSKLFDERERWALAYDRHIFCADIISSLQAESFSSILKKFLSPQLDLLSFFKHYERAVDEHRYAELQADFQASQSYPRIPPAKMLKQTSHTYTPVVFEIFRKEFELFMDSVLFTCGEAGTTSDYKVAPSERPKEHFVRFNSSDNSCMCTCKKFEFMGIPCCHMLKVLDYRNIKELPQIYLLKRWRRTAKSTDEDSQGHAANDNRSSLNVSVPSANHHGLQSINARIQDTPLSNMHENPFHRSS, from the exons ATGATGCACATGCTGGTGGCCTCGGATGGAGGCGGAGGGGAGATGCACCCGTACGCCGCCGTGCCGGCGGAGCAGGAGCTGGAGCTCCACCGCGACAACGCCGCCGACGACAGCCTCGACGGCCACGTCCG GTGCCTGCGATGTGGTATATCGGGTAATGCGACACCGCATATGCGACGTGGCCCTGATGGCCCGAGAACTCTTTGCAATGCTTGTGGCATCGCTTACAGGAAG GGTAAAATGAGAAGAATGATAGAAGCTGAACCACCTATAGATGAGGCTTCACTTGCTAAGCTTGTTCCTGAGGTGGACATGGAATTTGAGAGCGAGGAAAAAGCATATGAATTCTACAATAAATATGCTGGGCATGTTGGCTTTAGTGTTCGAAAAAGCACGTCACATAAATCTTCTGAAAATATTACCAAAGTAAGGACTTTTGTATGCTCGAGAGAGGGTTACAACAGGGATAAAAAATCGTTGGAGGCAAAGAAACCAAGGTTGGATACAAGAATTGGCTGTCCAGCACGGCTGATCATTAAAGTCACACCAGAGTGTAAATACAGGGTCACTGATTTTAAAGCAGAGCACAATCATCAGCTGGCCCCTCCTTCGACGATGCATATGTTAAGGTCACAAAGGATATTGACAGAACTTCAGTCTGGGGAAGCAGAACTGTCAGATGATTCCGTAGTGACACCAACCACAAAAGCAACTGGTGATCTTGTTGTGAGACAAGTTGGTTTCCTTCGAAGTGTTTCTCTCCTCCCAGCAGATTACAAGAATTATCTCCGGTCAAAGCGCACGAAGGCAATGCAACCTGGTGATGGTGGAGCCATATTAAAATATTTGCAGACTATGCAAATGGATAACCCCTCGTTCTTTTATACCATGCAGATTGATGAGGATGACAAACTAACCAACTTCTTTTGGGCAGACCCAAAATCTAGAGAGGACTTCACCTACTTTGATGATGTACTATGTCTAGACACAACTTACAAGATAAATGGATATGGCAGGCCATTGGCATTATTCCTTGGTGTGAATCATCACAGACAAACAATTATCTTTGGTGCAGCTATGCTTTATGATGAATCATTTGAGTCATATAAGTGGCTGTTTGAGAGTTTTAAGATCGCAATGCATGGAAAAGAACCAGCGGTAGCTTTAATAGATCAATCAATTCAGTTGAGTAGTGCAATGGCAGCCGCCTGGCCAAATACTGCTCAACGAGTTTGTGCTTGGCATGTATATCAGAATTCTGTTAAGCACCTGAATCAAGTTTTCCAAGGTTCAAAGACATTTGCAAAGGATTTTAGCAAATGTGTCTTTGGctacgaggaagaggaagaattcgTGTTTGCTTGGAGAACTATGCTAGAAAAGTATGATCTTAGACATAATGAGTGGCTGTCTAAACTGTTTGACGAAAGGGAAAGATGGGCATTGGCATATGATAGGCATATATTTTGTGCTGACATAATAAGTTCCCTTCAAGCTGAGAGTTTTAGTAGCATTTTGAAGAAATTCTTGAGCCCTCAACTGGATCTGCTATCCTTCTTCAAACACTATGAAAGAGCAGTAGATGAGCATCGCTACGCTGAGCTCCAAGCTGACTTCCAAGCTAGTCAAAGTTATCCAAGAATACCCCCGGCCAAGATGTTAAAGCAAACTTCCCATACGTACACACCAGTGGTGTTTGAGATCTTTCGTAAAGAGTTTGAACTGTTTATGGACTCTGTGTTATTCACTTGTGGAGAGGCCGGAACAACTTCTGACTACAAAGTTGCTCCTTCTGAGAGGCCCAAGGAACACTTTGTTAGATTCAACTCAAGTGATAACTCTTGTATGTGCACTTGTAAGAAGTTTGAGTTTATGGGTATTCCATGCTGTCACATGTTGAAGGTGCTCGATTACAGAAATATCAAGGAGTTGCCTCAAATATATCTGTTGAAGCGATGGAGAAGGACTGCCAAGTCTACAGATGAAGACAGCCAAGGCCATGCAGCAAACGATAACAGGTCATCATTAAATGTCTCTGTACCTTCTGCAAATCACCATGGGCTCCAAAGCATCAATGCAAGGATTCAA GACACACCGCTTTCCAATATGCATGAGAACCCATTTCATAGAAGCTCCTAA